In the genome of Triticum urartu cultivar G1812 chromosome 5, Tu2.1, whole genome shotgun sequence, one region contains:
- the LOC125508122 gene encoding probable boron transporter 2, translating into MEESFVPLRGIKNDVRGRLTCYKQDWTGGFSAGIRILAPTTYIFFASAIPVISFGEQLERSTDGVLTAVQTLASTALCGIIHSIVGGQPLLILGVAEPTVIMYTFMFSFAKDRADLGPNLFLAWAGWVCVWTALLLFLLAVLGACSIINRFTRIAGELFGLLIAMLFMQQAIKGLVDEFRIPERENIKALQFVPSWRFANGMFAIVLSFGLLLTALRSRKARSWRYGAGWLRGFIADYGVPLMVLVWTGVSYIPHDSVPKGIPRRLFSPNPWSPGAYDNWTVIKDMLQVPVMYIIGAFMPATMIAVLYYFDHSVASQLAQQAEFNLRKPPSFHYDLLLLGFLTLMCGLIGIPPSNGVIPQSPMHTKSLATLKHQILRNRLVATARQSMRQNASLSQLYNNMQDAYHQIQTPLIHQQQTVKGLNELKDSTVQLASSMGNFDAPVDETIFDIEKEIDDLLPMEVKEQRLSNFLQAVMVGGCVAAMPLLKKIPTAVLWGYFAFMAIESLPGNQFWERILLLFTAPSRRYKVLEEYHTTFVETVPFKTIAMFTLFQTTYLLVCFGVTWIPIAGVLFPLMIMLLVPVRQYILPKLFKGAHLNDLDAAEYEESPAIPFNLAAQDIDVALGRTQSAEILDDMVTRSRGEIKRLNSPKITSSGGTPVTELKGIRSPCMSEKAYSPRVNELRHERSPLGGRDSPRTGEARPSKLGEGSTPK; encoded by the exons ATGGAGGAGAGCTTCGTGCCCCTCCGGGGCATCAAGAACGACGTCCGCGGGCGGCTCACCTGCTACAAGCAGGACTGGACGGGAGGCTTCAGCGCCGGTATCAG GATCCTGGCGCCGACCACCTACATCTTCTTCGCGTCCGCGATACCCGTGATATCGTTCGGGGAGCAATTGGAGAGGAGCACCG ATGGGGTCCTCACGGCAGTGCAGACATTGGCATCCACCGCCCTGTGTGGCATAATCCACTCCATTGTGGGAGGGCAGCCCCTGCTGATCCTGGGCGTGGCAGAGCCGACCGTCATAATGTATACCTTCATGTTCAGCTTCGCCAAGGACAGGGCCGACCTCGGTCCCAACCTCTTCCTCGCCTGGGCCGGTTG GGTCTGTGTGTGGACTGCCCTCTTGCTGTTCTTGCTGGCGGTACTGGGCGCGTGCTCCATCATAAACCGGTTCACCCGCATCGCCGGCGAGCTGTTCGGGCTCCTCATCGCAATGCTCTTCATGCAGCAAGCTATCAAG GGACTTGTTGACGAGTTCCGCATTCCTGAGAGGGAGAACATAAAAGCACTACAGTTTGTTCCATCATGGAGGTTTGCCAACGGAATGTTCGCCATCGTGTTGTCATTTGGCCTTTTGCTCACCGCGCTGCGGAGCAGGAAAGCGCGATCCTGGCGCTATGGAGCAG GTTGGCTGCGTGGCTTCATCGCCGACTACGGTGTTCCACTGATGGTGCTGGTGTGGACAGGAGTTTCCTACATACCACATGACAGTGTGCCGAAAGGGATCCCGCGGCGCCTCTTCAGCCCTAATCCATGGTCCCCTGGTGCATATGACAACTGGACAGTCATCAAG GACATGCTCCAAGTGCCAGTCATGTACATCATTGGTGCCTTCATGCCTGCAACAATGATTGCTGTCCTGTACTACTTCGACCACAGCGTGGCATCCCAGCTTGCTCAGCAGGCGGAGTTTAATTTGAGGAAGCCTCCATCTTTCCACTATGATTTGCttctcctaggcttcctg ACGTTGATGTGTGGCCTGATTGGTATCCCTCCATCCAATGGCGTCATTCCACAGTCGCCGATGCATACAAAGAGCTTGGCTACTCTAAAGCATCAG ATACTCCGTAACCGACTAGTGGCCACGGCACGGCAAAGCATGCGCCAGAACGCGAGCTTGAGCCAACTGTACAACAACATGCAGGATGCTTATCATCAGATTCAGACACCGCTGATCCACCAACAACAGACCGTCAAA GGCTTAAACGAGCTCAAGGACTCCACTGTCCAGTTAGCATCAAGCATGGGTAACTTCGATGCACCGGTTGATGAGACAATCTTTGACATAGAAAAAGAGATTGATGATCTGCTGCCTATGGAGGTCAAGGAGCAAAGGTTGAGCAACTTTCTACAGGCTGTGATGGTTGGGGGCTGCGTGGCCGCCATGCCCTTACTGAAGAAGATCCCTACAGCAGTTCTGTGGGGGTATTTTGCGTTCATGGCGATTGAGAGCTTGCCTGGTAACCAGTTCTGGGAACGAATTTTGCTGCTCTTCACTGCTCCCAGCAGAAGATACAA GGTGCTGGAAGAGTACCATACAACATTTGTCGAGACTGTGCCATTCAAGACGATAGCCATGTTCACACTCTTCCAGACCACATATCTGCTTGTTTGCTTTGGGGTCACATGGATCCCAATAGCTGGGGTTCTCTTCCCCCTCATGATCATGCTCCTGGTTCCAGTCAGGCAGTACATCCTCCCAAAGCTCTTCAAAGGTGCACATCTCAATGACCTGGACGCAGCGGAGTATGAGGAGTCACCGGCTATACCGTTCAACCTTGCTGCG CAAGATATTGATGTGGCACTGGGACGCACCCAAAGCGCAGAGATCCTTGACGACATGGTCACAAGAAGCCGCGGTGAGATCAAGCGCCTGAATAGTCCGAAGATCACCAGCTCAGGTGGCACTCCTGTCACGGAACTGAAAGGCATCCGCAGCCCTTGTATGTCTGAGAAGGCCTACAGCCCTCGCGTCAACGAGCTGAGGCATGAACGCAGCCCTCTAGGGGGGCGAGACAGTCCACGGACGGGTGAGGCCCGGCCATCCAAGCTGGGTGAAGGCTCAACACCAAAGTGA